A section of the Pseudomonas prosekii genome encodes:
- the rfbC gene encoding dTDP-4-dehydrorhamnose 3,5-epimerase: MSELTLHALKLEGLFLIQQKVFCDDRGRFARLFCQTSLTAQGRPFAIRQINHSRTAEQGSVRGLHYQHAGFAESKLITCVRGAVWDVVVDLRPQSPTYLQWHAEELRADDGRSLLIPAGFAHGFQSLTDDSEVLYLTDADYAPAHEAGLSVNDPALAIPWPLPVKNLSAKDASHPLLDDTFRGVEL, encoded by the coding sequence ATGAGCGAGCTGACACTCCATGCGTTGAAACTGGAAGGGTTGTTTCTGATCCAGCAAAAAGTCTTCTGCGATGATCGCGGACGTTTTGCGCGATTGTTTTGCCAGACCAGTCTGACCGCGCAGGGCCGGCCGTTCGCGATTCGCCAGATCAACCATTCGCGGACCGCCGAGCAGGGCAGCGTGCGCGGATTGCATTATCAACACGCCGGTTTTGCCGAGTCCAAGTTGATTACCTGCGTGCGCGGCGCGGTGTGGGATGTGGTGGTGGACCTGCGCCCGCAGTCGCCAACCTATCTGCAATGGCACGCCGAAGAATTGCGCGCCGACGATGGCCGCAGCCTGCTGATCCCGGCGGGTTTTGCCCACGGGTTTCAATCGCTGACCGACGATTCCGAAGTGCTGTACCTGACCGACGCCGATTACGCGCCGGCGCATGAAGCAGGGTTGTCGGTGAACGATCCGGCGTTGGCGATCCCTTGGCCGTTGCCCGTCAAGAACTTGTCGGCCAAGGATGCCAGCCATCCGCTGCTCGACGACACGTTCCGCGGGGTCGAGCTGTGA
- the rfbG gene encoding CDP-glucose 4,6-dehydratase, whose amino-acid sequence MEAMGLSPAFWRGKRVLVTGHTGFKGSWLTLWLQSLGAEVSGFALDPSTEPSLFELARVHEGINDQRGDLRDLGALLELIADTEPEIVLHLAAQPLVREGYRDPLGTYSSNVMGTLNLLEAIRQVGCVRACVLVTTDKVYANKEWLWPYREDEALGGHDPYSSSKACCELLAQSYAASFFAADRYEEHGLALATARAGNVLGGGDFAPERLIPDVLKAWSADEPVTLRYPQAVRPWQHALEPLAGYLQLAAGLYEQGPQYAGAWNFGPSEADMCSVGEVVELLANRWPQARGLRIEPSELHEAGLLRLDSSRAKQLLGWQPRWSLQQCLAQTLDWHLAWQNGEDMREVTLNQLNLYKDRS is encoded by the coding sequence ATGGAAGCAATGGGATTGAGCCCGGCATTCTGGCGCGGCAAACGGGTTCTGGTCACCGGGCACACCGGTTTCAAGGGCAGTTGGCTGACCCTGTGGCTGCAAAGCCTGGGTGCCGAAGTCAGCGGTTTTGCCCTCGATCCGTCGACCGAACCGAGCCTGTTTGAACTGGCACGAGTCCACGAGGGCATCAACGATCAGCGCGGCGACCTGCGCGACCTCGGCGCCTTGCTGGAACTGATCGCCGACACCGAACCGGAAATCGTCCTGCACCTGGCGGCGCAACCGCTGGTGCGCGAAGGCTATCGCGACCCGTTGGGCACTTATTCCAGCAACGTCATGGGCACGCTCAACCTGCTCGAAGCGATCCGCCAGGTCGGTTGCGTGCGCGCTTGCGTGCTAGTGACCACCGACAAGGTCTACGCCAACAAGGAATGGCTGTGGCCGTATCGCGAGGACGAAGCGCTCGGCGGTCACGACCCTTACAGCAGCAGCAAGGCTTGCTGCGAATTGCTCGCGCAGTCATATGCCGCCTCGTTTTTCGCCGCTGATCGCTATGAAGAACACGGTCTGGCGCTGGCCACCGCCCGTGCCGGCAATGTCCTCGGCGGCGGCGATTTCGCCCCGGAGCGGTTGATCCCGGACGTGCTCAAGGCATGGTCGGCAGACGAACCGGTAACCCTGCGCTATCCGCAAGCGGTGCGCCCGTGGCAACACGCGCTGGAGCCATTGGCCGGTTACCTGCAACTCGCGGCCGGCCTCTACGAACAAGGCCCGCAATACGCCGGCGCGTGGAACTTCGGCCCGAGCGAAGCGGATATGTGCAGCGTTGGCGAAGTGGTCGAACTGCTCGCCAACCGCTGGCCGCAAGCACGCGGTTTGCGCATCGAGCCGAGTGAATTGCACGAAGCCGGCCTGTTGCGTCTGGACAGCAGCCGCGCCAAACAACTGCTGGGCTGGCAACCGCGCTGGTCGTTGCAGCAATGCCTGGCGCAGACGCTCGACTGGCACCTGGCGTGGCAGAACGGCGAAGACATGCGCGAAGTCACCCTGAACCAATTGAATCTCTACAAGGATCGGTCATGA
- the rfbF gene encoding glucose-1-phosphate cytidylyltransferase yields the protein MKAVILAGGLGTRISEESHLKPKPMIEIGGKPILWHIMKQYSAHGIHDFVICLGYKGYAIKDFFANYFLHTSDVTFDMRNNRMDVHQNYSEPWRVTLIDTGEETMTGGRLRRASRYLEDEQAFCFTYGDGVSDINIGALVDFHLAHGKLATVTAVQPPGRYGALERDGDSVMGFTEKPRGDGGWINGGFFVLSPKVLPFIADDHTSWEAEPLAALAQDQQLQAFQHDGFWHPMDTLRDKNHLEALWQSGEAPWKQWD from the coding sequence ATGAAGGCAGTTATTTTGGCGGGTGGTCTCGGCACGCGCATCAGTGAAGAGTCGCACCTCAAGCCCAAGCCGATGATCGAGATCGGCGGCAAGCCAATTCTCTGGCACATCATGAAGCAGTACTCCGCGCACGGAATCCACGATTTCGTGATTTGCCTCGGCTACAAGGGCTACGCGATCAAGGACTTCTTCGCCAACTACTTCCTGCACACCTCCGACGTCACCTTCGACATGCGCAACAACCGCATGGACGTGCACCAGAACTACAGCGAGCCATGGCGCGTGACGCTGATCGACACTGGCGAAGAGACCATGACCGGCGGCCGTTTGCGCCGTGCCTCGCGCTATCTCGAAGACGAGCAAGCGTTCTGCTTCACCTACGGCGATGGCGTCTCGGACATCAACATCGGCGCGCTGGTGGATTTCCATTTGGCCCACGGCAAACTCGCCACCGTCACGGCCGTTCAGCCACCCGGACGTTACGGTGCGCTGGAGCGCGACGGCGATTCGGTAATGGGCTTCACCGAAAAACCTCGCGGTGACGGCGGCTGGATCAATGGCGGTTTCTTCGTGTTGTCGCCCAAAGTCTTGCCGTTCATTGCCGACGATCACACGTCGTGGGAAGCCGAGCCGCTCGCCGCGCTGGCCCAAGACCAGCAATTGCAAGCCTTCCAGCACGACGGTTTCTGGCATCCGATGGACACCCTGCGCGACAAAAACCATCTCGAAGCGCTGTGGCAGAGCGGGGAGGCCCCATGGAAGCAATGGGATTGA
- a CDS encoding glycosyltransferase: MNPLPLVSLVIPAFNPRFFERTLRSAVGQGYANLEIIVCDDSRGDEIRAVVDQVCEHSGVPVRYVRNPRTLGLVGNLQACLAQAQGEFVKFLCDDDLLFGSCIEVQAHLLSENPDVNLALAQRLYWDANDAPLPSRLENTPLSPNSCVFKGEDLLAIFEKFPVNILGGFSSSLFRRADLLQWLPALTEPGHCFVASLDFALYVCLLRRGNVAVSNQVLIVERLYPERLSNQQSIKDALQTERQWLMQMIQARSGEAAPAPGWARYMPLDRLGETPRVWEELALNRTLGNRQTTEIWEVGIASESFAELYQQWLACRTLTDCQRELLPDTLAGWPRVPKIVPIIVDEHGSRAALNVTLDSLAAQDYAPHLTLVLSVTCTEAALDGRVFRLPLQADWQQQINQMLAQLDGADWFYLLRAGDRLVAPALLMMAERIATTPAFACLYGDEGGLLQGESTDPVFKPDFNLDLMRSYPYVGRALAFECERFLALGGFDSGHGELAPHDLLWRLVETDGTQAIGHVAEVLLESAFDLTQWLSLPEVMEANPLLLQAHLQRLGIAHQIRDGSSTLLNRVDYLHVARPLVSIVIVSNDQTVAVQRCVESLLEKTSYGEYELLLVDNGSQSEEARIWFDGMTQLGSERIRVIAWPSQDYPPQGNAAAVGNFAVAQARGEYVLMLNPYAVITQGDWLTELLNHAQRPEVGAVGAKLFNPEGRVVQAGLILGLHGPAGVPFAGETLHAKGYMYRLQTAHNPSAVAGDCLMLRKAVFAAVGGFDEQGLAQSLNDVDLCLRIGQQGYLVVWTPHAQLALGAQPPQAADQARSDQEQEVFYKRWLPVIARDPAYNVNLTLEGRGGVSFVLEPGLRRGWSPFSKSPLPKILALPANASAIGHYRVTQPLLELEAADRVRGRIYYNRPSIIEIERLSPDVIVLQGRYSEGLINEIPVFRTYSNARRIYELDDYVINVPQRNAHIRNMPGSDDMEKLVRRAIGMCDRVVVSTEALGNALSDMHDDIRVVPNMLAKHLWSDMPSQRRTSKKPRVGWGGGTSHHGDLAVIAEVVRELANEVDWVFFGMCPDDLRPYMHEFHGVIGLDVYPAKLASLNLDLALAPLEFHVFNDCKSNLRLLEYGACGYPVICSDTEAYRGYLPCTRIKTNTTDEWLQAIRMHLADPDASYRMGDQLREVVMRDYVLRGDNLRYWENGWLAD, translated from the coding sequence GTGAATCCACTTCCCCTCGTCAGCCTGGTCATCCCTGCCTTCAACCCGAGGTTTTTCGAACGCACGCTGCGCAGTGCCGTCGGTCAGGGTTATGCCAACCTCGAAATCATCGTGTGTGATGACAGTCGCGGCGACGAGATTCGCGCGGTTGTCGATCAGGTCTGCGAGCACAGCGGCGTGCCGGTGCGCTATGTGCGCAACCCGCGCACGCTCGGGCTGGTGGGCAACCTGCAGGCGTGTCTGGCGCAGGCGCAGGGCGAATTCGTCAAATTCCTGTGTGACGATGACTTGCTGTTCGGCTCGTGTATCGAGGTTCAGGCGCATCTGCTGAGCGAGAACCCGGACGTCAACCTCGCGCTGGCCCAGCGTCTGTACTGGGATGCCAACGACGCGCCGTTGCCGTCGCGTCTGGAAAACACGCCGTTGTCGCCAAACAGCTGCGTGTTCAAGGGTGAAGACCTGCTGGCGATTTTCGAGAAGTTTCCGGTGAACATTCTCGGCGGCTTCAGCAGCTCACTGTTCCGTCGCGCCGACCTGCTGCAGTGGTTGCCGGCGCTGACCGAGCCCGGACACTGTTTTGTCGCCAGCCTCGATTTTGCCTTGTACGTCTGCCTGTTGCGGCGCGGCAACGTGGCCGTGTCCAACCAGGTGCTGATCGTCGAGCGCTTGTATCCCGAGCGCCTGAGCAATCAGCAGTCGATCAAGGATGCCCTGCAAACCGAACGCCAGTGGCTGATGCAAATGATTCAGGCACGCAGCGGTGAGGCCGCGCCCGCGCCAGGCTGGGCACGTTATATGCCGTTGGATCGCCTCGGCGAAACCCCGCGAGTCTGGGAAGAACTGGCGCTGAACCGCACGCTGGGCAACAGGCAGACCACCGAGATCTGGGAAGTCGGTATCGCCAGCGAAAGTTTTGCCGAGCTCTACCAACAGTGGCTGGCCTGCCGGACGCTGACCGACTGCCAGCGCGAGCTATTGCCGGACACTTTGGCGGGCTGGCCGCGCGTGCCGAAAATCGTGCCGATCATTGTTGACGAGCATGGCAGTCGTGCCGCGCTGAACGTCACCCTCGACTCACTGGCCGCGCAAGATTACGCGCCTCACCTGACGTTGGTGCTGTCCGTAACCTGCACCGAAGCCGCGCTGGACGGGCGAGTGTTCCGCTTGCCGCTGCAAGCGGATTGGCAACAGCAGATCAACCAGATGCTGGCGCAGCTCGACGGCGCTGACTGGTTTTATTTGCTGCGCGCCGGTGATCGACTGGTGGCGCCGGCGCTGCTGATGATGGCCGAGCGCATCGCCACGACGCCGGCGTTTGCCTGCCTGTATGGCGACGAGGGCGGATTGCTGCAGGGCGAGTCGACCGACCCGGTGTTCAAGCCGGATTTCAACCTCGATCTGATGCGCAGCTATCCGTACGTCGGTCGGGCGCTGGCCTTTGAATGCGAGCGTTTCCTGGCGCTGGGCGGTTTCGATTCCGGGCACGGTGAATTGGCCCCGCATGATCTGCTGTGGCGTCTGGTTGAAACCGACGGTACGCAGGCGATCGGTCACGTTGCCGAAGTGCTGCTGGAATCCGCTTTCGACTTGACCCAATGGTTGTCGCTGCCCGAGGTGATGGAAGCCAATCCGTTGTTGCTGCAAGCGCATCTGCAACGCCTGGGCATTGCGCACCAGATTCGCGACGGCAGTTCGACGTTGCTCAATCGCGTCGATTATCTGCATGTCGCTCGGCCGCTGGTGTCGATTGTGATTGTCAGCAACGACCAGACGGTCGCGGTACAACGCTGCGTCGAGAGCCTGTTGGAAAAAACGTCTTACGGCGAATATGAGCTGCTGCTGGTGGACAACGGCAGCCAGAGCGAGGAGGCGCGCATCTGGTTCGACGGCATGACGCAATTGGGCAGCGAGCGGATTCGGGTCATTGCCTGGCCGTCGCAGGACTATCCACCGCAGGGCAATGCAGCGGCGGTGGGCAATTTCGCCGTGGCGCAGGCGCGTGGCGAATACGTGCTGATGCTCAATCCTTACGCGGTGATCACCCAGGGTGACTGGCTGACCGAGCTGCTCAACCACGCGCAACGTCCGGAAGTCGGTGCCGTCGGCGCCAAGCTGTTCAACCCGGAAGGTCGAGTGGTGCAGGCCGGTTTGATTCTGGGGCTGCATGGGCCGGCCGGCGTGCCGTTTGCCGGCGAGACCCTGCACGCGAAAGGCTACATGTATCGCCTGCAAACCGCGCACAACCCGAGCGCCGTCGCCGGTGATTGCCTGATGCTGCGCAAAGCGGTTTTTGCTGCCGTCGGCGGTTTTGACGAGCAAGGCCTGGCGCAGTCGCTGAACGACGTCGACCTGTGCCTGCGGATCGGCCAGCAAGGCTATCTGGTGGTCTGGACGCCGCACGCACAATTGGCGCTGGGCGCGCAACCACCGCAAGCCGCCGATCAGGCCCGTAGTGATCAGGAGCAAGAGGTTTTCTACAAGCGCTGGTTGCCGGTGATCGCCCGTGATCCGGCGTACAACGTCAACCTGACGCTGGAGGGCCGGGGCGGGGTCAGTTTTGTCCTGGAGCCGGGTTTGCGCAGGGGCTGGAGCCCTTTTTCGAAATCGCCGCTGCCGAAGATTCTTGCCTTGCCGGCCAACGCTTCAGCCATCGGCCACTATCGCGTGACGCAGCCGTTGCTCGAGCTCGAAGCCGCCGACCGGGTGCGCGGGCGTATCTACTACAACCGCCCTTCGATTATCGAAATCGAACGGTTGTCGCCAGACGTGATCGTTCTGCAGGGCCGTTATTCCGAAGGGCTGATCAACGAGATCCCGGTGTTTCGCACCTATTCCAACGCGCGGCGAATCTACGAGCTGGATGACTACGTAATCAACGTCCCCCAGCGCAATGCGCACATTCGCAACATGCCGGGCAGCGACGACATGGAGAAGCTGGTGCGCCGGGCGATCGGCATGTGCGACCGCGTCGTGGTGTCTACCGAAGCCCTCGGCAATGCGTTGTCGGACATGCACGACGACATCCGCGTGGTGCCGAACATGCTCGCCAAACACCTGTGGAGCGACATGCCGAGCCAGCGCCGTACCTCGAAAAAACCGCGCGTCGGCTGGGGTGGCGGCACCAGTCACCATGGCGATCTGGCGGTGATCGCCGAGGTCGTGCGTGAACTGGCGAACGAAGTCGACTGGGTGTTTTTCGGCATGTGCCCGGATGATTTGCGCCCGTACATGCATGAGTTCCACGGCGTGATCGGCCTCGACGTGTACCCGGCGAAACTGGCCAGCCTGAACCTCGATCTGGCCTTGGCGCCGCTGGAATTCCACGTTTTCAACGACTGCAAAAGCAACCTGCGCCTGCTCGAATACGGCGCGTGCGGTTACCCGGTGATCTGCAGTGACACCGAGGCGTATCGCGGTTATCTGCCGTGCACGCGGATCAAGACCAACACCACCGATGAATGGCTGCAAGCGATCCGCATGCACCTGGCCGACCCGGATGCCAGCTATCGCATGGGCGATCAGTTGCGCGAAGTGGTGATGCGCGACTACGTGCTGCGCGGCGACAACTTGCGCTACTGGGAAAACGGCTGGCTCGCCGACTGA
- a CDS encoding flagellar hook-associated protein 3: protein MRISTAQYYETTAANYQRNFNKAIATSNEASNLTRINTAADDPLGAGRLLKLGQQSAALEQYTTNISTTKSALSLQETTLTSIGSALQRAKEIGLAANNGIATDADRKAYAAEISQIQQQVLGLMNSKDANGNYLFAGSKTDTPPYSPNSDGTFSYSGDQSSIDLGIGDGMSVATNTTGWDAFQQTINTSRTQTSMTAPAVDDGRVVLSQGSVGTAATYNAKFAGGEPYTVSFLSSTQLKITDALGNDVTAEASQNGVISNSNGANQQVSFRGVDLKLNINLKAGDTNPDAVIAGHSFTLSATPDTFNTSRSPGNVSTAVITSSTVTDQAAYNKAFPAGGAVLKFTSATDFDLYAAPVTADSRPVSSGTMVGNNATAAGVTFAVNGTPTGGDQFVSQSNNHQTQNVLDTLGKMVTALNTPIDGDAVAKQKFQGAMEAGLGNIDSAANQLGSAVTSIGARGQSLDSQTTTNESLTLANTATQSSIRDSDPAEVMTRLTLQQTMLQAAQLAFSKITSLGLFNKI, encoded by the coding sequence ATGCGCATTTCTACCGCCCAGTATTACGAAACAACCGCTGCCAACTATCAGCGCAACTTCAACAAGGCGATCGCCACCAGCAATGAAGCCAGCAACCTGACGCGCATCAACACCGCCGCCGATGATCCGCTGGGTGCCGGTCGTTTGCTCAAACTGGGCCAGCAAAGTGCCGCACTTGAGCAATACACCACCAACATCAGCACCACCAAAAGCGCCTTGAGCCTTCAGGAAACCACCCTGACCTCGATTGGCAGCGCCTTGCAGCGCGCCAAGGAAATCGGCCTGGCCGCCAATAACGGCATCGCCACCGATGCTGACCGCAAGGCCTACGCCGCCGAGATCAGCCAGATCCAGCAACAAGTGCTGGGCCTGATGAACTCCAAGGACGCCAACGGCAATTACCTGTTCGCCGGGTCGAAAACTGACACCCCGCCGTACTCGCCGAACTCCGACGGCACCTTCAGCTACAGCGGTGACCAGAGCAGCATCGACTTGGGCATTGGCGATGGCATGTCGGTTGCCACCAACACCACCGGTTGGGATGCCTTCCAGCAGACCATCAACACCAGCCGCACCCAAACCAGCATGACCGCGCCGGCGGTGGATGATGGTCGCGTGGTTCTGTCCCAGGGGTCGGTTGGCACCGCAGCCACCTACAACGCCAAATTTGCCGGTGGCGAGCCGTACACCGTCAGCTTCCTGAGCAGCACCCAGCTGAAAATCACCGATGCCCTGGGCAACGACGTGACCGCTGAAGCCAGCCAGAATGGCGTTATCAGCAACAGCAACGGGGCGAATCAGCAAGTCAGTTTCCGCGGTGTCGACCTGAAGTTGAACATCAACCTCAAGGCTGGGGACACCAACCCAGACGCAGTGATTGCCGGTCACAGCTTTACGCTGTCGGCGACCCCGGACACCTTCAACACCTCGCGCAGCCCGGGCAACGTCTCGACGGCGGTGATCACCAGTTCCACCGTGACCGATCAGGCGGCTTACAACAAAGCCTTCCCGGCGGGCGGGGCGGTGCTGAAGTTCACCAGCGCCACCGATTTCGACCTGTACGCGGCGCCAGTGACCGCTGACAGCCGACCGGTTTCGTCGGGCACCATGGTCGGCAACAACGCCACCGCTGCCGGCGTGACCTTCGCGGTGAACGGCACGCCAACCGGCGGCGATCAGTTTGTCTCGCAGTCGAACAACCATCAGACGCAGAACGTGCTCGACACGCTGGGGAAAATGGTCACGGCGCTGAACACGCCGATCGACGGCGATGCAGTGGCCAAGCAGAAGTTTCAAGGGGCGATGGAAGCCGGTCTGGGCAACATCGACAGCGCCGCCAACCAGCTCGGCTCGGCGGTCACTTCGATCGGTGCGCGTGGGCAGTCGCTGGACAGCCAGACGACCACCAACGAGAGCCTGACGCTGGCGAATACCGCCACCCAGTCGTCGATTCGTGATTCCGACCCTGCCGAAGTCATGACCCGCCTGACCTTGCAGCAAACCATGCTGCAAGCGGCGCAACTGGCCTTCAGCAAAATCACCTCGCTGGGTTTGTTCAACAAGATCTGA
- the flgK gene encoding flagellar hook-associated protein FlgK — protein sequence MSLLNIGMSGLAASQSSLAVTGNNIANVDTAGYSRQQTVQGTKASQQYGNVFIGSGTTLADVRRVYNSYLDSQLQTATSLNSESAAYLNQATPLDASLSDTNTGLTGVLQKFFTSMQGVSTSATDDTSRQSVLTGAQALTSRFNTIAKQLNDQNATINGSLADMAAQVNKLATSIANLNQKIGEISTSGGQPNDLLDTRNEAVRQLSQMVGAQVVERGSSYDIYVGSGQPLVMGNTTNTLETVASKDDPTRMGLQMNRGSSTIDITSVISGGEIGGLLTYRKEVLDPSLNELGRVALVVADQINSQQAQGIDKNGEFGAPLFSNINSAALISQRSIGGANNSAGSGNLDVTIKDTGKLTTNDYQVTFTSATNYSVKRSDGTDMGAFSTTTTPAPVIDGFSLSLNGAALSAGDSFKVTPTRGAATSIQTVLSDPKKIAAAAPLSGVTSANNGGTYTQPTLTTKLDIYNPVSQSELQAALKNSTPVKLTFAAASGGSQTYQLTDAQGNSLGSGTIVPGQSNTVNMKIGMVDGSGNPIMDGGTPPAQKTFTVQTTVGGTPKANESFTVSLTGAGSSDNRNAQALVGLQTKQTVDTGSASKGISLTDAYSKLVTNVGTKAAQGKSDSAATTAILAQAKGARDSLSGVDLDEETGNLVKYQQYYTASSQIIKAAQETFSVLINSL from the coding sequence ATGAGTTTGCTTAATATCGGGATGTCGGGACTGGCGGCGAGCCAATCCTCTTTAGCTGTGACGGGCAACAACATTGCCAACGTCGACACCGCCGGTTATTCGCGTCAGCAAACCGTGCAGGGCACCAAAGCCTCGCAGCAGTACGGGAACGTTTTCATCGGCTCGGGCACGACCCTGGCGGACGTTCGTCGCGTCTACAACTCGTACCTCGATTCGCAGCTGCAAACCGCTACTTCGCTGAATAGCGAGTCGGCCGCGTACCTGAATCAGGCAACGCCGCTGGATGCTTCGCTGTCGGACACCAACACCGGCCTGACCGGCGTGTTGCAGAAATTCTTCACCTCGATGCAGGGCGTTTCGACCTCGGCCACCGACGACACGTCGCGCCAGTCGGTGCTGACCGGTGCGCAGGCGTTGACCAGCCGTTTCAACACCATCGCCAAGCAGCTCAATGATCAGAACGCCACGATCAATGGCAGCCTCGCGGACATGGCGGCGCAGGTGAACAAACTGGCGACTTCGATTGCCAACCTGAACCAGAAGATCGGCGAAATCTCCACCAGTGGCGGCCAGCCCAACGACCTGCTCGACACCCGTAACGAAGCGGTGCGTCAGCTCTCGCAGATGGTCGGCGCACAAGTCGTCGAGCGCGGCAGCAGCTACGACATCTACGTTGGCAGCGGCCAGCCGTTGGTGATGGGCAACACCACCAACACCCTGGAAACCGTCGCGAGCAAAGACGATCCGACGCGCATGGGCCTGCAGATGAATCGCGGCTCCAGCACCATCGACATCACGTCGGTGATCAGCGGTGGCGAGATCGGTGGCCTGCTGACGTATCGCAAAGAAGTGCTCGACCCTTCGCTCAATGAGTTGGGGCGCGTGGCCCTGGTGGTTGCTGACCAGATCAACAGTCAGCAGGCGCAAGGCATCGACAAGAATGGCGAGTTCGGCGCGCCGCTGTTCAGCAACATCAACAGCGCCGCACTGATCAGCCAGCGCAGCATTGGCGGGGCGAACAACAGCGCCGGTTCCGGCAACCTCGATGTGACCATCAAGGACACCGGCAAGCTGACCACCAACGATTACCAGGTGACGTTCACCAGCGCGACCAACTACTCGGTCAAGCGCTCGGACGGCACCGACATGGGCGCGTTCAGCACCACGACCACCCCGGCGCCAGTGATCGACGGCTTCAGCCTGTCGCTGAATGGCGCGGCCCTGAGTGCTGGTGACAGCTTCAAGGTGACCCCGACCCGTGGCGCCGCGACCAGCATTCAGACGGTCTTGAGCGACCCGAAAAAGATCGCTGCCGCCGCACCGTTGAGCGGCGTTACCAGCGCCAACAATGGCGGCACTTACACCCAGCCAACGCTGACCACCAAACTCGATATCTACAACCCGGTGTCGCAGTCGGAGTTGCAAGCGGCGCTGAAAAACTCGACGCCGGTCAAGCTGACCTTCGCTGCCGCCAGCGGTGGCAGCCAGACCTACCAACTGACCGACGCCCAAGGCAATTCGCTGGGCAGCGGCACGATTGTTCCGGGCCAGAGCAATACCGTGAACATGAAAATCGGCATGGTCGACGGCAGCGGCAACCCGATCATGGACGGCGGCACGCCGCCGGCGCAGAAAACCTTCACCGTGCAGACCACGGTGGGCGGCACGCCCAAAGCCAACGAAAGCTTCACCGTTTCGTTGACCGGCGCCGGCTCCTCGGATAACCGCAACGCTCAGGCGCTGGTCGGCCTGCAAACCAAACAGACGGTAGACACCGGTTCGGCGAGCAAGGGCATCAGCCTGACTGACGCCTACAGCAAGCTGGTCACCAACGTTGGCACCAAGGCTGCCCAAGGCAAGTCCGACAGTGCCGCCACCACGGCGATTCTGGCGCAGGCCAAAGGCGCGCGTGATTCGTTGTCCGGGGTCGACCTGGATGAAGAAACCGGCAACCTGGTGAAATACCAGCAGTACTACACCGCCTCTTCGCAGATCATCAAAGCTGCGCAGGAAACTTTCAGCGTGCTGATCAACAGCCTTTAA
- the flgJ gene encoding flagellar assembly peptidoglycan hydrolase FlgJ — protein sequence MDMRKSGAVSNSDSGSYSDLNRLNQLKVGDKNSDGNMRKVAQEFESLFLGEMLKSMRSATDALGQDNPLNTPAAKQYQEMYDQQLAVSMSREGGGIGLADVLMRQMSKNKALAPGEAAILSAQKQEEAKKAAVETPIAAGTIATNGPLSRVNGERPLWASRSLKGSQAVSDHSNDVALLNQRRLALPPKLADRLLAGLVPSTPATANIATNATANNAANAIVNQTPLPERAATPTGAGPLYNGDWLAAQTDTSTASNGRMQVYGRAMAQIPLAPAKKAFSSADEFVATMLPMAKEAAERIGVDPRYLVAQAALETGWGKSVMRAQDGSSSHNLFGIKAGTSWKGDSARAITSEFRDGAMVKETAQFRSYDSYKDSFHDLVTLLQSNNRYQDVLKSADNPEQFVRELQKAGYATDPNYANKISKIAMQMTSYQNYAAAGVSTTPL from the coding sequence ATGGACATGCGCAAGAGCGGGGCGGTCAGCAATAGCGATTCGGGTTCTTATTCGGACCTCAATCGCCTGAATCAGCTCAAGGTCGGCGACAAGAACAGCGACGGCAATATGCGCAAGGTTGCGCAGGAATTCGAGTCGCTGTTCCTCGGTGAAATGCTCAAGTCCATGCGCTCGGCCACCGATGCGCTGGGCCAGGACAATCCGCTCAATACGCCTGCGGCCAAGCAATACCAGGAAATGTACGACCAGCAGTTGGCCGTTTCCATGTCCCGCGAGGGCGGCGGTATCGGCCTGGCTGACGTGCTGATGCGGCAGATGTCGAAGAACAAAGCGCTGGCGCCCGGCGAAGCGGCGATCCTGTCTGCACAAAAGCAGGAAGAAGCGAAAAAAGCGGCGGTGGAAACGCCGATTGCCGCCGGCACGATTGCTACCAATGGGCCGTTGTCGCGGGTCAATGGCGAGCGTCCGTTGTGGGCCTCGCGCTCGCTCAAAGGTTCGCAAGCGGTCAGCGATCACAGCAACGACGTGGCGCTGCTCAACCAGCGTCGGTTGGCTTTGCCGCCGAAACTCGCCGATCGTTTGCTCGCCGGTCTGGTGCCATCGACGCCAGCCACGGCCAACATTGCGACCAACGCTACGGCCAACAATGCGGCCAACGCCATCGTCAACCAAACCCCGTTGCCAGAACGCGCGGCGACGCCAACCGGCGCCGGCCCGCTGTACAACGGCGACTGGCTGGCGGCGCAAACCGACACCTCGACTGCATCGAATGGGCGCATGCAGGTTTACGGTCGGGCGATGGCGCAGATTCCGTTGGCGCCGGCGAAAAAAGCCTTCAGTTCCGCCGACGAATTTGTCGCCACCATGCTGCCGATGGCCAAGGAAGCCGCCGAGCGCATCGGCGTCGATCCGCGTTATCTGGTGGCCCAGGCTGCGCTGGAAACCGGTTGGGGCAAATCGGTCATGCGCGCCCAGGATGGCAGCAGCAGTCACAACCTGTTCGGGATCAAGGCCGGCACTAGCTGGAAGGGCGATTCGGCGCGGGCGATCACCAGCGAATTCAGGGATGGCGCGATGGTCAAGGAGACCGCGCAGTTCCGTTCCTACGACTCCTACAAGGACAGCTTCCACGACTTGGTGACATTGCTGCAAAGCAACAATCGTTATCAAGATGTGCTGAAGTCGGCCGATAACCCAGAACAGTTTGTACGCGAGTTGCAGAAGGCCGGTTACGCAACCGACCCGAACTACGCCAACAAGATTTCGAAGATAGCCATGCAGATGACGAGTTACCAAAACTACGCTGCGGCGGGCGTTTCCACTACGCCTCTATAA